Proteins found in one Candidatus Rokuibacteriota bacterium genomic segment:
- a CDS encoding aspartate aminotransferase family protein: MSIPHVHPDASVAPSSPREAELLAKANEYSFRGRMDKRTIAGPVFERGRGSVVTDVNGKDYLDFNSGQMCAALGHNNPRIVEAIKESCDTLIHASSSYFNVAEIALAERLGTVVPRPLKKSMFLGSGSDSNEAAVTIAKKYTGGFEVASPHVSFHGFSEASRALTFAGWHAGYGPMIPGSYAMMAPYCYRCPVNQTFPSCELACLKGSMELLDAQSTGNLAAVITEPLFSAGGVIEPPPGWLGAVRTACHDRGMLLIFDEAQTGLGKLGTMFACEQEGVIPDILTLSKHFGGGLEISGVVTTPEIEDVVSSRGLVIGHSHTNDPIACHAGLASLTLIVEDSLPDRAQRVGKSWKTRLEALAAKHEIIGDVRGRGLIQGIELVRDREGKAPHFEAGRGITQHCLARGLLFSLRRNGSVLRFVPPFYTTEEQMDRAAEILDAAITATLDTLAGAR; encoded by the coding sequence ATGAGTATCCCACACGTTCACCCGGACGCCAGCGTCGCCCCGAGCAGTCCCCGCGAGGCCGAGCTGCTCGCCAAGGCCAACGAGTACAGCTTCCGCGGCCGCATGGACAAGCGCACCATCGCCGGCCCCGTCTTCGAGCGCGGCCGGGGCTCGGTCGTCACGGACGTCAACGGCAAGGATTACCTCGACTTCAACTCGGGGCAGATGTGCGCCGCGCTCGGCCACAACAATCCCCGGATCGTCGAGGCCATCAAGGAGAGCTGCGACACCTTGATCCACGCCAGCAGCAGCTATTTCAACGTCGCCGAGATCGCGCTGGCGGAGCGCCTGGGCACCGTGGTTCCCCGCCCCCTGAAGAAGTCCATGTTCCTCGGCTCGGGCAGCGATTCGAACGAGGCGGCCGTGACCATCGCCAAGAAGTACACGGGCGGCTTCGAGGTGGCGAGCCCGCACGTGAGCTTCCACGGCTTCTCCGAGGCCTCGCGCGCCCTGACCTTCGCCGGCTGGCACGCGGGCTACGGGCCCATGATCCCGGGCAGCTACGCGATGATGGCGCCGTACTGCTACCGCTGCCCCGTCAACCAGACGTTCCCCTCCTGCGAGCTGGCCTGCCTCAAGGGCAGCATGGAGCTGCTGGACGCCCAGTCAACGGGCAACCTCGCGGCGGTCATCACCGAGCCGCTCTTCAGCGCGGGGGGCGTCATCGAGCCGCCGCCGGGGTGGCTCGGGGCGGTCAGGACCGCCTGCCACGACCGCGGCATGCTCCTGATCTTCGATGAGGCCCAGACGGGCCTCGGCAAGCTCGGCACCATGTTCGCCTGCGAGCAGGAGGGCGTCATCCCCGACATCCTGACCCTCTCCAAGCACTTCGGCGGGGGGCTGGAGATCAGCGGCGTCGTGACCACCCCGGAGATCGAGGATGTGGTCTCCTCGCGCGGCCTCGTCATCGGGCACTCGCACACCAACGATCCCATCGCCTGCCACGCGGGCCTGGCGAGCCTGACCCTCATCGTCGAGGACAGCCTCCCCGACCGGGCCCAGCGCGTGGGCAAGAGCTGGAAGACCCGGCTGGAGGCCCTCGCGGCGAAGCACGAGATCATCGGCGACGTCCGCGGGCGCGGCCTCATCCAGGGGATCGAGCTGGTGCGGGACCGGGAGGGGAAGGCGCCCCACTTCGAGGCGGGGCGGGGGATCACCCAGCACTGCCTCGCGCGGGGGCTCCTCTTCAGCCTGCGCCGGAACGGCAGCGTGCTCCGGTTCGTGCCGCCCTTCTACACCACCGAGGAGCAGATGGACCGCGCCGCGGAGATCCTCGACGCGGCCATCACCGCGACACTCGACACCCTCGCCGGGGCGCGATGA
- a CDS encoding FCD domain-containing protein, with protein MLATRRATRSQTGRRGGKLSRAHAIAARLEAEIIAGERKPRERLVELELAARFRVSRAPVREALRLLEREGLVASDTRGVHVAAITPGEVADIFEILAYLEELYTARAAQHLTADARGRMRDVLDQMATAVREGAVRSYFELNIRFHAVIREACPNRRLIALLDSLGKATLRYRHMAMSLPGRLPVSLEEHRRILRALEGGDAPAAGRSARESAERAFAELNHFLTNNPQIA; from the coding sequence ATGCTGGCGACACGGCGGGCGACAAGAAGCCAGACCGGGCGCCGGGGGGGCAAGCTCTCCCGCGCCCATGCGATCGCGGCGCGCCTGGAGGCCGAGATCATTGCCGGCGAGCGCAAGCCGCGCGAGCGCCTCGTCGAGCTGGAGCTGGCGGCGCGCTTCCGCGTCAGCCGGGCCCCGGTCCGCGAGGCCCTCCGGCTGCTCGAGCGCGAGGGCCTGGTGGCCAGCGACACGCGCGGGGTCCACGTGGCCGCCATCACCCCGGGGGAGGTCGCCGACATCTTCGAGATCCTCGCCTACCTAGAGGAGCTGTACACGGCCCGGGCCGCGCAGCACCTGACCGCCGACGCCCGCGGCCGCATGCGGGACGTCCTCGACCAGATGGCCACTGCCGTCCGCGAGGGCGCCGTCCGCAGCTACTTCGAGCTCAACATCCGCTTCCACGCGGTCATCCGGGAGGCCTGCCCCAATCGCCGCTTGATCGCCCTCCTCGACAGCCTCGGCAAGGCCACCCTCCGCTACCGCCACATGGCGATGTCGCTGCCCGGCCGCCTGCCGGTTTCGCTCGAGGAGCACCGCCGGATTCTTCGGGCGCTGGAGGGGGGCGACGCCCCGGCCGCCGGCCGCTCTGCCCGGGAGAGCGCCGAGCGGGCGTTCGCGGAGCTGAACCACTTCCTGACCAACAACCCGCAGATCGCCTGA
- a CDS encoding helix-turn-helix transcriptional regulator — translation MRKPNTREAARPTPASESHEDVFCPVVATMDLLGQKWTLHVLRVLVDGKKRFNELAHALGGVNSRTLRKRLAALEAEGMLLRHVVSHIPPWVEYELTEKGRTLNGVIEAVDRWGRRWMRPPRPKARSARRAPPARV, via the coding sequence ATGCGCAAGCCCAACACGCGCGAAGCGGCCCGCCCGACGCCGGCGAGCGAGTCCCACGAGGACGTCTTCTGTCCAGTCGTCGCGACCATGGACCTGCTCGGGCAGAAGTGGACGCTCCACGTCCTGCGCGTGCTCGTGGACGGCAAGAAGCGATTCAACGAGCTCGCCCACGCGCTGGGCGGCGTGAACTCGCGCACGCTCCGCAAGCGGCTGGCGGCGCTCGAGGCCGAGGGGATGCTGCTCCGCCACGTCGTGTCGCACATTCCTCCCTGGGTCGAGTACGAGCTCACCGAGAAGGGGCGGACGCTCAACGGCGTGATCGAGGCAGTGGACCGCTGGGGGCGTCGCTGGATGAGGCCTCCGCGGCCGAAGGCTCGCTCGGCGCGGCGGGCACCCCCCGCTCGGGTCTAG
- a CDS encoding DoxX family protein, with product MLKTTVAPLTTWGLLPLRLVVGLVFLVHGAQKLFQFGLGGTAGFLGSLGVPAPTLAAVVVIAVELLGGLALISGAFTRVVALVLAVHMLVAIVLVHLTAGFFLPKGYEFALTLLGANLTLFLTGAGAASVDAALGPHPGARARG from the coding sequence ATGCTCAAGACGACGGTCGCGCCGCTGACCACGTGGGGCCTGTTGCCGCTGCGTCTGGTCGTCGGCCTCGTGTTCCTTGTCCACGGCGCGCAGAAGCTGTTCCAGTTCGGACTCGGCGGCACGGCCGGATTCCTCGGAAGCCTCGGCGTTCCCGCCCCCACGCTCGCGGCCGTGGTCGTGATCGCCGTGGAGCTCCTCGGCGGGCTCGCGCTGATCTCCGGCGCCTTCACGCGCGTCGTCGCGCTCGTGCTCGCCGTGCACATGCTGGTCGCGATCGTGCTCGTGCACCTCACGGCTGGTTTCTTCCTGCCGAAGGGCTACGAGTTCGCGCTGACGCTGCTCGGCGCGAACCTCACGCTGTTCCTCACCGGAGCTGGCGCCGCGTCGGTGGACGCCGCGCTCGGGCCGCACCCCGGGGCCCGCGCTCGCGGCTGA
- a CDS encoding CDGSH iron-sulfur domain-containing protein, which yields MATKVTILKDGPLMVKGQIEVLDPQGQPITTSTDTAYFCRCGASGKKPFCDGGHKKVSFQG from the coding sequence ATGGCGACGAAGGTGACGATTCTGAAGGACGGACCTCTCATGGTGAAGGGCCAGATCGAGGTCCTCGACCCGCAGGGCCAGCCGATCACCACCAGCACCGACACGGCCTACTTCTGTCGTTGCGGCGCGTCCGGCAAGAAGCCGTTCTGCGACGGCGGCCACAAGAAGGTCAGCTTCCAGGGCTGA
- a CDS encoding retropepsin-like domain-containing protein, with translation MLWLGILALLAAGCAGMPPEQHAREAAMWEVAQRCQARFGSVASIDQIDGHGRLRYTCHGSCPEREAFGACYAAGVQEVLQSGVVSASGHLSTASRAVRRTEVPVTLSDNRILVPVTLNGSQTVTLLLDTGASASLLDPAVARRPGLAPGTRAPSMSAELVGGRRITIPVARLRSLRVGELAVEELDVGIYEAAPGRPDVQGLLGGDFLRNFRVTVDPAAKRLILEVP, from the coding sequence ATGCTGTGGCTGGGGATCCTGGCCCTGCTGGCGGCAGGCTGCGCCGGCATGCCGCCCGAGCAGCACGCGCGCGAGGCCGCCATGTGGGAGGTGGCACAGCGATGCCAGGCGCGCTTCGGAAGCGTCGCCAGCATCGACCAGATCGACGGCCACGGGCGCCTCCGCTACACCTGCCACGGCTCCTGTCCGGAGCGGGAGGCCTTCGGGGCCTGCTACGCCGCGGGCGTGCAGGAGGTCCTGCAGTCAGGCGTCGTCAGCGCATCGGGTCACCTCTCGACGGCCAGCCGCGCCGTGCGGCGCACCGAGGTGCCGGTGACCCTGTCCGACAACCGGATCCTGGTCCCCGTGACCCTCAACGGGAGCCAGACCGTCACTCTCCTGCTGGACACGGGCGCGAGCGCCTCCCTGCTCGACCCTGCCGTGGCCCGCCGGCCGGGCCTCGCGCCGGGCACGAGGGCGCCAAGCATGAGCGCGGAGCTCGTAGGCGGACGGCGAATCACGATCCCCGTGGCGCGCCTGCGCTCGCTCCGCGTCGGCGAGCTGGCCGTGGAGGAGCTGGACGTGGGCATCTACGAGGCGGCACCGGGGCGGCCGGACGTGCAGGGGCTCCTTGGGGGAGACTTCCTCCGGAACTTCCGGGTCACCGTCGACCCCGCGGCGAAGCGGCTCATCCTCGAAGTACCCTGA
- a CDS encoding NAD(P)-dependent alcohol dehydrogenase, giving the protein MKVMQIQDEWSPEHIRLAERPRPEPGPGQVLIRMEAASVNYRDVIMARRGYGRRSGALPLVPLSDGAGRVVAVGASVTRVGVGDLVCPIFGQTWASGPIREEHWAEVLGGPRDGVMQEHMVLRQEGVVRAPRHMTALEAATLPCAAVTAWNALVTQGGVKAGDVVLVQGTGGVSLFALLIAKLHGARVLATSSSDAKLERLKAMGADHVVNYRNTPEWHKVAREVTGGLGVDLVVEVGGAGTLESSVRAVRCSGTIALIGVLSGVAASLALGPVVTQNIRMQGVTVGSRELFEDMVRAMELWQTRPPIDDSVFAFEQVGEAITALPAGRHFGKVCIRF; this is encoded by the coding sequence ATGAAGGTCATGCAGATCCAGGACGAGTGGAGTCCGGAGCACATCAGGCTGGCTGAGCGGCCGCGCCCCGAGCCCGGACCGGGGCAGGTGCTGATCCGGATGGAAGCCGCCTCGGTGAACTACCGCGACGTCATCATGGCCCGGCGCGGCTACGGCCGGCGGAGCGGAGCATTGCCGCTGGTGCCGCTGTCGGATGGCGCGGGCCGGGTGGTGGCGGTGGGCGCCTCCGTCACCCGGGTCGGCGTCGGCGATCTCGTCTGCCCCATCTTCGGCCAGACATGGGCGAGCGGACCCATCCGGGAGGAGCACTGGGCGGAGGTGCTCGGCGGACCGCGGGACGGGGTCATGCAGGAGCACATGGTCCTCCGCCAGGAGGGCGTGGTCCGCGCGCCCCGGCACATGACGGCGCTCGAGGCCGCCACGCTGCCCTGCGCCGCCGTGACGGCCTGGAACGCGCTCGTCACGCAGGGCGGTGTCAAGGCCGGCGACGTGGTCCTCGTGCAGGGCACCGGCGGCGTCTCCCTCTTCGCCCTGCTCATCGCCAAGCTGCACGGAGCCCGCGTGCTGGCCACCTCGTCGAGCGATGCCAAGCTCGAGCGCCTGAAGGCCATGGGCGCCGACCACGTGGTCAACTACCGCAACACCCCCGAGTGGCACAAGGTGGCCCGCGAGGTGACGGGGGGGCTCGGCGTCGATCTCGTCGTGGAGGTGGGCGGCGCGGGGACGCTCGAGTCCTCCGTGCGCGCGGTGCGGTGCAGCGGGACCATCGCGCTGATCGGCGTGCTCTCCGGCGTGGCCGCCAGCCTGGCGCTGGGCCCCGTCGTGACCCAGAACATCCGCATGCAGGGGGTCACCGTGGGCAGCCGCGAGCTCTTCGAGGACATGGTGCGCGCCATGGAGCTGTGGCAGACGAGGCCGCCCATCGACGACAGCGTGTTCGCCTTCGAGCAGGTCGGCGAGGCGATCACGGCCTTGCCCGCGGGCCGGCACTTCGGCAAGGTCTGCATCCGCTTCTGA
- a CDS encoding O-antigen ligase family protein translates to MIIVRRALLGAFVLGLGFSITLSQSALAALTLLWLWRLRDPTVRARQTWPLVGPLCAFAAATLLSAALSAEPGASLAASRGLLMGAALWVTADAVAGDAAAQRFLSALTLVAAAAACMGLVQVLACPGEPSSPGLLRWFFHRCDRARGAFSIYMTLAGVLNVVLLAALPRLLVGPGRAWRGLAWLAMLLGLGATYTRGAWLGFALGVMAVVALARRRRLVVAAALLAVAAIAALAPGPLGYRLRSMGDPAEAGVKERRYMWQSGIRMWAERPWLGVGPGGVKRRYAEFALPEAFKKRTGHVHNTPLQILVERGVLGLAAWLWIWVAFFVRAAGLLRARPRDDHAGRALVLGSMAAAVGFLGAGLSEYNFGDSEVTLVMCALMALPFAAARPGPDTPGGAR, encoded by the coding sequence GTGATCATCGTGCGCCGTGCCCTGCTCGGGGCGTTCGTCCTGGGGCTCGGGTTCTCGATCACGCTCTCCCAGTCAGCGCTGGCGGCGCTGACGCTGCTCTGGCTCTGGCGGCTCCGCGATCCCACGGTTCGCGCGCGCCAGACGTGGCCGCTCGTCGGGCCCCTCTGCGCCTTCGCGGCCGCCACGCTCCTGTCGGCGGCGCTCTCCGCCGAGCCAGGGGCAAGCCTCGCGGCCTCCCGGGGCCTCCTGATGGGGGCGGCACTCTGGGTGACGGCCGACGCCGTGGCCGGCGATGCGGCGGCGCAGCGCTTCCTCTCCGCCCTCACGCTCGTGGCGGCCGCCGCCGCCTGCATGGGGCTTGTCCAGGTCCTCGCCTGCCCGGGGGAGCCGTCGAGCCCCGGGCTGCTCCGCTGGTTCTTCCACCGCTGTGATCGCGCGCGCGGGGCCTTCAGCATCTACATGACGCTGGCGGGGGTGCTGAACGTGGTTCTGCTGGCGGCCCTTCCGCGGCTGCTCGTGGGCCCGGGCCGGGCCTGGCGCGGCTTGGCCTGGCTGGCGATGCTGCTCGGACTCGGAGCCACCTACACCCGCGGGGCCTGGCTCGGCTTCGCCCTGGGTGTGATGGCCGTCGTCGCCCTGGCGCGGCGGCGGCGCCTGGTCGTCGCCGCGGCCCTCCTCGCAGTGGCCGCCATCGCGGCGCTGGCGCCCGGACCGCTGGGCTACCGGCTGCGGTCCATGGGCGATCCGGCGGAAGCCGGCGTCAAGGAGCGCCGCTACATGTGGCAGAGCGGGATTCGGATGTGGGCGGAGCGGCCGTGGCTCGGGGTGGGGCCGGGGGGGGTCAAGCGGCGCTACGCGGAGTTCGCCCTGCCCGAGGCCTTCAAGAAGCGCACGGGGCATGTGCACAACACGCCGCTGCAGATCCTCGTGGAGCGCGGGGTGCTGGGGCTGGCAGCGTGGCTGTGGATCTGGGTCGCCTTCTTCGTCCGGGCGGCGGGGCTCCTCCGGGCCCGGCCGCGGGACGATCACGCCGGACGCGCGCTCGTCCTGGGCAGCATGGCCGCGGCCGTCGGTTTCCTCGGCGCCGGGCTGTCGGAGTACAACTTCGGCGACTCCGAGGTCACGCTGGTCATGTGCGCCCTCATGGCGCTGCCCTTCGCCGCCGCCCGCCCCGGGCCGGACACGCCAGGCGGCGCCCGGTGA